The proteins below come from a single Chitinophaga pinensis DSM 2588 genomic window:
- a CDS encoding NAD(P)(+) transhydrogenase (Re/Si-specific) subunit beta has translation MLSLIYLIGSVTFIVGLKMLSNPATARKGNAIAAGGMALAILGTIFLYRHNGHGLHNYGWIITGLVVGGVIGLISARRVKMTAMPEMVSLFNGMGGACAALISVVEFEYMAGTLADIPNVHGQLGIIFAGMIIGAVSFAGSVIAWGKLNGRIRDISFQGQHIVNLSVLAVIMLLTLFVTVTLPSATVALFATVLVLSLVYGIFFVLPIGGADMPVVISLLNSFTGVAAACGGFLYNNPVMLTGGILVGSAGTILTILMCKAMNRSLKNVLIGAFGGAKAGGVTREQGAYKEIGLSDTAVVMAYAHKVMIVPGYGLAVAQAQHACHELETLLEARGVEVRYAIHPVAGRMPGHMNVLLAEADVPYDKLLEMEQANGQFNTTDVVLILGANDVVNPAAKSDPSSPIYGMPILEVENARSVIVNKRSMKPGYAGIENDLFFQPKTSMLFGDAKQVLQQLVAEIVNSL, from the coding sequence ATGTTATCGTTGATCTATCTGATAGGCTCTGTCACATTTATCGTCGGATTAAAGATGCTGAGTAATCCCGCTACCGCCAGGAAAGGCAATGCCATTGCTGCGGGAGGAATGGCGCTGGCCATACTCGGAACAATTTTCCTTTACAGACATAACGGACACGGATTACACAATTACGGCTGGATTATTACAGGTCTGGTAGTAGGCGGCGTGATAGGTCTTATTTCTGCCAGAAGAGTGAAAATGACCGCTATGCCTGAAATGGTTAGTCTGTTTAATGGCATGGGAGGTGCCTGTGCGGCACTGATCTCTGTCGTGGAATTTGAATATATGGCGGGTACGCTGGCTGATATACCAAATGTGCACGGGCAACTGGGGATTATATTCGCAGGAATGATCATCGGTGCTGTGTCATTTGCGGGATCCGTGATTGCATGGGGAAAGCTGAACGGACGTATCAGAGATATTTCGTTCCAGGGACAGCATATCGTTAATCTGTCAGTATTGGCAGTCATCATGCTGCTGACCCTATTCGTGACCGTTACATTACCCTCCGCCACAGTGGCCTTATTTGCCACAGTACTTGTGCTGTCACTGGTCTACGGTATATTTTTCGTGCTGCCTATCGGCGGAGCAGATATGCCGGTGGTGATTTCCCTGTTGAATTCATTTACTGGTGTCGCAGCTGCCTGTGGCGGTTTCCTGTATAATAATCCGGTGATGCTGACAGGAGGGATCCTGGTAGGTTCTGCAGGAACTATCCTGACGATCCTGATGTGTAAAGCAATGAACCGCTCCCTGAAGAATGTGTTGATCGGCGCATTTGGTGGTGCGAAAGCAGGCGGCGTTACCCGGGAACAGGGCGCTTATAAAGAGATTGGCTTGTCAGATACAGCGGTCGTAATGGCCTATGCACATAAAGTGATGATCGTACCGGGCTATGGATTGGCTGTTGCACAGGCGCAACATGCCTGTCATGAACTGGAAACACTCCTGGAGGCAAGAGGTGTGGAAGTTAGGTATGCTATCCATCCTGTGGCCGGCCGTATGCCGGGGCATATGAACGTATTGCTGGCTGAAGCAGACGTGCCGTATGACAAACTGCTGGAGATGGAACAGGCTAACGGACAGTTTAATACGACGGATGTGGTACTGATATTAGGCGCAAATGACGTGGTAAACCCGGCTGCAAAAAGCGACCCTTCCAGCCCGATCTATGGTATGCCGATACTGGAAGTAGAAAATGCCAGAAGCGTGATTGTCAATAAACGCAGCATGAAACCGGGGTATGCCGGTATTGAAAATGACCTCTTTTTCCAACCTAAAACATCCATGCTGTTTGGCGATGCTAAACAGGTACTGCAACAGCTGGTGGCAGAGATTGTGAACAGCCTATAA
- a CDS encoding NAD(P) transhydrogenase subunit alpha, with translation MEAVFSFLEQHLELTYIVILSIFLGVEVISRVPSVLHTPLMSGANAIHGVVIIGAIIVMGQASDENYLALILGFLAVILGTINVVGGFVVTDRMLEMFKSKKTK, from the coding sequence ATGGAAGCTGTTTTTTCTTTTTTAGAACAACATCTTGAGCTGACCTACATTGTTATTCTTTCCATCTTCCTTGGCGTGGAGGTCATCTCCCGCGTACCATCCGTATTACATACCCCACTAATGAGTGGCGCCAATGCGATCCACGGCGTTGTGATCATCGGGGCGATTATCGTAATGGGACAGGCCAGCGATGAAAATTACCTGGCGCTGATACTTGGATTTCTGGCAGTGATACTGGGAACGATAAACGTAGTAGGTGGCTTTGTCGTGACTGACAGAATGCTTGAGATGTTCAAATCGAAAAAGACCAAATAG
- a CDS encoding Re/Si-specific NAD(P)(+) transhydrogenase subunit alpha, with amino-acid sequence MIAGVLKEQPGENRVSLVPEIVKQLEKQGVTVWIEPDAGTRAYYSDESYIQAGAQIKPAGEILQQADIILSIQIPEESSWKMIPAGKVLAGIYQPLYNTALMQQWADKQLTAFSLDSVPRTTRAQSMDVLSSQANIAGYKAVLLAATSYSRYFPMFMTAAGSIAPAKVLILGAGVAGLQAIATARRLGAVVEVFDTRPAVREEVMSLGARFIEVEGAADASAAGGYAVEQSADYKQRQQEKIADSVAKADIVITTAQIPGRKAPLLIPTAMLERMKQGSVIIDLAAATGGNTSLTENNRTVVHQGVTIIGDSNLPSSMPSDASKLYAKNMYNFLQLLIKNGDLVLNFSDDIVQGACITHSGAITNERLKQAEGVKL; translated from the coding sequence ATGATTGCAGGCGTCCTTAAAGAACAGCCAGGAGAAAACAGGGTTTCTTTAGTGCCGGAGATAGTTAAGCAGTTAGAAAAACAGGGAGTAACGGTTTGGATTGAACCGGATGCCGGAACCCGGGCATATTACTCCGATGAATCCTATATACAGGCAGGAGCCCAGATCAAACCTGCCGGAGAGATCCTGCAACAGGCAGATATTATCCTCAGCATACAGATCCCTGAAGAATCGTCCTGGAAGATGATCCCGGCAGGGAAGGTGCTGGCCGGTATTTATCAGCCATTGTATAATACAGCGCTGATGCAGCAATGGGCTGACAAACAGCTGACTGCTTTCAGTCTCGACAGTGTACCCCGCACGACCAGGGCGCAGAGTATGGATGTATTGAGTTCACAGGCCAATATTGCCGGTTACAAGGCTGTATTGCTCGCTGCGACCAGTTACAGCCGTTATTTCCCAATGTTTATGACCGCAGCAGGTAGTATTGCACCCGCAAAAGTGCTGATACTCGGAGCAGGTGTGGCAGGCTTACAGGCGATTGCTACTGCCAGACGACTTGGTGCAGTAGTAGAAGTGTTTGATACACGTCCCGCTGTGAGGGAAGAAGTCATGAGTCTGGGTGCACGATTTATAGAAGTAGAAGGCGCTGCCGATGCATCCGCTGCAGGTGGATACGCTGTAGAACAAAGTGCTGATTATAAACAACGGCAGCAGGAAAAGATCGCAGATAGTGTCGCTAAAGCAGATATTGTTATCACGACTGCACAGATTCCCGGTCGTAAAGCCCCTTTACTGATACCGACAGCCATGCTGGAGAGAATGAAACAGGGTTCGGTGATTATAGACCTGGCTGCTGCCACCGGTGGAAATACGTCCCTTACTGAAAACAACAGGACGGTCGTACATCAGGGTGTCACGATCATCGGTGATTCCAATCTGCCATCTTCTATGCCCTCCGATGCAAGTAAATTATACGCAAAGAATATGTACAATTTTTTGCAGCTACTGATAAAGAACGGAGACCTCGTGCTGAACTTTTCAGATGACATTGTGCAGGGCGCGTGTATCACCCATAGCGGTGCTATTACCAATGAACGGCTGAAGCAGGCCGAAGGCGTCAAGCTGTAA
- a CDS encoding Fpg/Nei family DNA glycosylase translates to MPELPDLQVFSHNLDKALSGKKLKVIKLENTKKAKDTPAAFKKALEGETLESVYREGKELRFRFKNEAVLGMHLMLHGKLYYFEEENTNKHTVIALLFEDGKGLALTDFQGAAVPSLNPEAAAAPDALSKEFTLTFLKEQLAKKKTAVKKILLDQHIIRGIGNAYADEILWEAGISPFSIANKIPATKVKALHAAIHNVLKEAEKQIRKEHPDIIAGEIRDFMKIHQPKKTHSPTGGVIEQQELNSRKTYYTNEQELFE, encoded by the coding sequence ATGCCCGAATTACCAGATCTGCAGGTATTCAGCCACAACCTTGATAAAGCATTATCAGGTAAAAAATTGAAAGTCATTAAACTGGAGAATACCAAAAAAGCCAAGGACACACCCGCAGCTTTTAAGAAAGCATTGGAAGGTGAGACGCTGGAGAGCGTTTACAGAGAGGGGAAGGAACTGCGTTTCAGGTTTAAAAATGAGGCTGTGCTGGGGATGCACCTGATGCTGCATGGCAAGTTGTATTACTTCGAAGAAGAAAACACGAATAAACATACGGTAATAGCGCTGTTATTTGAGGACGGGAAAGGACTTGCATTGACGGACTTTCAAGGAGCAGCAGTGCCTTCACTGAATCCCGAAGCAGCAGCAGCGCCCGATGCATTATCAAAGGAATTCACATTGACATTTCTGAAGGAGCAACTGGCGAAGAAAAAGACGGCTGTCAAGAAAATACTGCTCGATCAGCATATTATCAGGGGTATTGGTAATGCCTATGCAGACGAGATATTATGGGAAGCCGGTATTTCCCCGTTTTCTATTGCCAATAAGATCCCTGCAACGAAGGTCAAAGCGCTGCATGCAGCAATTCATAACGTGTTAAAAGAAGCCGAAAAACAGATCCGTAAGGAACATCCGGATATCATTGCAGGTGAGATACGTGATTTTATGAAAATACACCAGCCTAAAAAGACGCATAGTCCGACCGGAGGTGTTATTGAGCAACAAGAACTGAATAGCCGGAAAACATATTATACAAACGAACAGGAACTGTTTGAATAG
- a CDS encoding DUF72 domain-containing protein: protein MATGKIHIGTSGWSYKHWREIFYPPDLKPTDYLSFYAGHFHTAEINTSFYHLPKPATVEKWTATVNSRFRFCPKISRYITHIKKLNDPEDTLPRFFDVFDPVQKHLGPVLIQLPATLGFHEDKVSHFFEVLKQYKGYTFAIEPRHDSWLKDNAIALLEKYKVTFVIAESGKRWPYGEFVTARHIYVRFHGPDGSYATSYSHRTLEKYAQKVLDWQQEGHIVWVFFNNDVHGYAIENAKTLIDMTKV from the coding sequence ATGGCAACAGGTAAAATACATATCGGAACCTCCGGATGGAGTTACAAACACTGGCGGGAGATCTTCTACCCGCCAGACCTCAAACCGACAGATTACCTCTCTTTTTATGCCGGTCATTTCCACACGGCAGAGATCAATACCAGTTTCTATCATCTTCCTAAGCCTGCTACTGTTGAAAAATGGACCGCTACGGTGAACAGCAGATTCCGTTTCTGCCCTAAGATCAGCCGTTACATTACCCATATTAAAAAGCTAAATGATCCTGAAGATACATTGCCCAGGTTCTTCGATGTTTTTGATCCCGTGCAAAAGCACCTGGGACCAGTGCTGATTCAGCTGCCGGCCACACTGGGATTTCATGAGGATAAAGTGAGCCACTTCTTTGAAGTGCTCAAGCAATACAAAGGTTACACTTTCGCTATTGAACCCAGACATGACAGCTGGCTGAAAGATAATGCTATCGCCTTACTTGAAAAGTATAAAGTCACTTTTGTGATAGCTGAATCTGGTAAGCGTTGGCCATATGGAGAGTTTGTCACCGCCCGGCATATCTATGTGCGTTTTCATGGTCCGGATGGCTCTTATGCAACATCCTACAGCCATAGAACCCTGGAAAAGTATGCGCAAAAAGTACTTGACTGGCAGCAAGAAGGGCATATTGTTTGGGTGTTTTTCAATAATGACGTTCATGGATACGCCATCGAAAATGCAAAGACATTGATTGATATGACTAAAGTATGA